From Leptospira brenneri:
ATTCCGAACACGTTCATTGCCATAAAACTAGGTCGATATAAAAAAAGAGGAGTATGCCAAGCTGCCCATAAAAAAGTAAGGACCAAAGTTGCATTGAATGCATTTAATTTCTTTTGTAATTTAGGTAAGGCATAACCTCTCCATCCTGTCTCTTCTCCAAATCCATAGATGATGATATTATAAATAAAAAAGGAAAAAATTCCAAATTCAGGAAATTCACTGCTAACACCTAGTCCTTTAAAACTAAATCGAGAGTTCATCAAATCATTGATCACTGTTGCAAGAAGGAGAAGAAGGAAAGGACTAAATCCAGCAACCAGATACCAGACCCAATTGACTTTCCATTGAAACATTCGAGAAAGTAAGTTTTTTACACCAAAACTTCCCTGTTCCCATTGATTCAAAATAAAGGCAGCAATCAAAGGACCAAAGGCACCCAAAGCATGATGATAGGGT
This genomic window contains:
- a CDS encoding CPBP family intramembrane glutamic endopeptidase; the encoded protein is MKEYFKSLILYFVLAYLISWTIWLPLYLPKFGIHFLPVLPYHHALGAFGPLIAAFILNQWEQGSFGVKNLLSRMFQWKVNWVWYLVAGFSPFLLLLLATVINDLMNSRFSFKGLGVSSEFPEFGIFSFFIYNIIIYGFGEETGWRGYALPKLQKKLNAFNATLVLTFLWAAWHTPLFLYRPSFMAMNVFGIFGWFMSLFTGAILLTWLYNSSRGSILMAALFHGTIDIVFTSDSIDTNIMNITGFLLVVFAIVVLGFTGFKNLSKVERQNT